One region of Terriglobia bacterium genomic DNA includes:
- a CDS encoding serine/threonine protein kinase codes for MSLASGTKLGPYEILAPLGEGGMGEVWRARDTRLGREVAIKVLPEGFAEDPERRARFEREAKLLASLNHPNVATLHALEDVGGTHFLAMELVEGEGLDVRIARGAIPIEEALPIALQVAEGLEAAHEKGIVHR; via the coding sequence ATGAGCCTGGCCTCCGGAACGAAGCTCGGTCCGTACGAGATCCTCGCGCCGCTTGGCGAGGGTGGGATGGGCGAAGTCTGGCGCGCTCGCGACACCCGGCTCGGGCGCGAGGTCGCGATCAAGGTGCTGCCGGAGGGATTCGCGGAGGACCCCGAGCGGCGCGCCCGCTTCGAGCGCGAGGCGAAGCTGCTGGCATCGCTCAACCATCCCAACGTCGCCACCCTGCACGCGCTCGAGGACGTCGGCGGCACGCACTTCCTGGCCATGGAGCTGGTGGAGGGCGAGGGGCTGGACGTCCGCATCGCGCGGGGGGCGATCCCGATCGAGGAGGCGCTTCCGATCGCGCTTCAGGTCGCGGAGGGCCTGGAGGCGGCGCACGAGAAGGGGATCGTGCACCGGGA